The nucleotide window ggtaacttaaatacagggtaactagaggagcgggattagacaaaagggtacaggacaggtacgggatgtggaggaaggaagaggaagggacaacaatccatTCTAAGACGGCCAGGATAAACAAAAGCGTACTACTACACTATGACTCAAAAGCCTGCTTATCCAATCCTCAAATagagtataaataaaaaaatcactatGATAAACACTTAGAtactataaaataaacaaatataaatatatactttgagtaaaactaataaaaaatttTAAGCACTAGATAGATATTGATAGATTAAGAGCTGCTAACAAACTCGACAACAATTGAAGCTATTTaaacaagttatttaaaaagaaaaacagtttcatgGTTTGGAAAGAGGACATTAGGAGATCAGGCAACACTTTCTTGGCTGATATAAAACCGGGATTGAAACTTTTAAAACCATCAGGAAAATAAATATACGTGGGCTCTTCTCTTAACTGGATGAAAAAGAAGGAGAAAGAATTGAAGAGGTGTGTGGGATGTGCTCTAATAACGACACATCTCTCTTGACTGAGTTTGCACTTATATCTCATTTAACCCACTCGCTAGATCCTCAACTTGACTACCCCTAAGGGTTTTTTGTATAGAATCAATTTTAAGGATAAGGAAAATGTCATCCTGGGATTTCTCTGTCAGAAAAAAAGTAGCTCCGAAAGGAAATGGCGGCACACCTTCCTTTTGGGTGAAAGTAcaaacttgggggttatttatttttatttttttcgatGATTATGTTCTAGGAACATAAGTGTTGTTTTTGTCATGGTAATTTTatattaaagaaagaaacaaagagTCTGTAGTGCAACCTTACACTCCGCTCTCATGTAGTCTGATTACCTAATATTTTAAATCCAGCCTTTTTTACAATCCTTATCAGTAGAAGGGAAGAGCACTGTCTGGTGAATGTTTCAGACCCTTTGTGATTCTCTCGATTGAATTGTCACAACCTATTACATAACCCAACTAGATGTATTCATTGGAAAGATTGTATCCTTAGTACAGGAAAACCATTTGTTACATCACTTACGTGGATTTATACCCAAGAAACCTCTTCTTCCAATAGTCGCTGACTTTTTTCTACTTGGCAGTCCTCAGTCCTCAGTCCTCAGGTGACGTTATCTGTCTTGAAAAATCTTCCTGCCCGAGACTTTTGTACCAGTACTTCGGATGTCCATTCAAGCTTCTTTGCCCCTCGGGGTTGTCGCGTCCTCTTAAATCATTCCGTCATGTCCGTGGCCATTTGGCAGAGAACTCACAGTTTTTCGTTTCCCGTCAGGGGCCTCGATCCTTGGGTTTGTTCCCCCATGTTGCTGTCCTCCTTCCGGTTGCCTGTTGCCGGCCTGTCAAACCGGTAGACGTTAATTGCCGATGGCCTTTTCACGTCGATTGTAAGAAAAGTGGTCTGGCGATGACGGTGGGTTGGAGGAAATGAGGTTTTCTACGCATGTAGCAATCCTACGTTTCACCATTTTAAACTGTGTGTGACTCTTGCACCATTGTACGTAGGCTGAAGAACACTCAATAATAAGCATCTGTCAACACTATGTGAAGAAATTGTGCCTGTCTTTGGGAGACTAAAGAGGCTGACTTTTTCATACTTCTGAATTTaattggagaaaaaaatctAGCTTTCTTGGGGCACAGTATCTAACACTTTGACCAAACTcgtaataaaaaaacatcaaagaatTGACAAATTTTGACAATTCAAGTTCGTCCaacgttttttaaattttgttcttcaaaataatgttcttcaaaataattttgacaaaaattcaAGCATTTTGTTTGCACATCTCCTAGCAAATGTGAACGTTGTTCATACCcgtatggaaaaaaaaaatccagtggTCAAATTTGTTGAAGAGAAATTTTTAGAAGTAAAATTAAACTATGACCTAAAAAGACTAAGTAAGTTGAAGTGGAGTCCGATATCCCCTATGACCTCCAACTTGGATGGATTCAGTTAACAAGCAGagcttaaaatatttgttagagATAAATGTgctgcaaataaataaaaaaataatcaaattttatGCACTAAATGCCCGAGGCCAATCccaaggcattggacactaaaTGCCCGAGGCCAATCCCAAGGCATTGGACATTTGTTAGAGATAAATGTgctgcaaataaataaaaaaataatcaaattttatGCACTAAATGCCCGAGGCCAATCCCAAggcattggacattttcggtaattgtcaatgaccagtattcttacttggtttatcccaacatatatacatgtatatgcatacaatatccctgtgaaaacttagactcaactggtcatcgaagttgcaagagaataacgaaagatttaaaaaaccttgttgcactaATATAatgtgctttcatatgcataattaaaggcttcaggcctgaagtcttttataatttgagtaagaaattacctctttctcaaaaactacatatcTTCAGAGGGaatcatttctcacaatgttttatactatcaatagctctccagtgctcaTTACCAACTTAGTTTTTGTGCGTGATGAgtgataaccaatagtgtctagtacCTTTAAACTCCCTGGTTAAACTCTGAGCTGAGATCTCTGTCTCAAGGACAGAATACATTTACTGAAGAACATAGAGATGTTTATTGTGCAAGTCCTCATCTCATGTCAAGAGATAAACAAGAAAGGACAGAGCTGGACGAATAGCTGTAGGGTCCCCAGAGCTTGTCCTATTATTTTATACTATTATGTCTTGATTTAGTCCAAGAATGCCCTGATTGTCCTTGGTAACACATGGGAGAAAAAAATGGCTGCGTCACTCAGAGTGAGAATGTCTGAGAATTACCTGTGGCTCCATAGGATGAAAATCTCTGAAGACTTGAGAAAATGTGTTGACTCTCAATTGATGGTTCGCTTTTTGGGTTTTACTCCCCCAACTTTTGCATGATCTGATTGGTGCAGTGGAAAGTATGGATTCAGGTTTGTTTTCTTCCCAACTAGTTTGTTTGAAGGAGACATTGCAGTTCACTAGTTTTTGTCTTTGATGGATATTAAATTGCATGTATGACCGTATCTGATTTTGGCAGTTACAGGTATGGCTaagactgttgctaagggtgtccTATACTTCACTGCATGATGTCGCCACGGTCAAGCAGTAGCTGTGGCTGTAGCCACCAATCAAAACACGGCCTGACTAGCATGTGATTCAATATACTTTTAATTGGGTAGCAACAAACCTATCCAGTGAAGTTTGAGTAGGTAACCCCTTCCCTTAAACCCCAGGCACCGTGTCTTAAAACTGTACCGAATTCCACTATTCCTAGGCAGATGTGATCACAACACCCACACCTCTTAGAAGTCTGGTTAGTTTGACGATGGGGACCCAAAATTCAAGCAACACCAAGAAACTAATTTCGAAGGATTTGGGGGAGGGGTGGCGTTGAGGTGGATGTTGTGAGGGTTAAGAATGtacctttttatttgtttcatgcTTTGAGGGATTCTCAGTAGCTTGGATCATTCCAGAACCAAAAATATCTCGGTATTGTTTGTCTGTGTGTTTTCTGTTCAGCAAACTTCACCCCTGGGTTTCAGCATTATGGACAAATATAGCCAGCGATGTTTCTCATTACATGTTGTCTTCTTGGCGAATCGGCTTGAGGGCACCTGGGGAACTCAGAAGTGCTGGATCTACCCCTTGGTGGTTCGTTCGGGCCTAGCTTATAGCATTGATAACTTACATGTACAGCAGATGATATCTTTCGCTCAGGCTCGCCCAAAACGCCGTCTGTGGCCAACCCACATATTCTGCCCCTAGGGAAGTCGCAACTTCATTGTGAAAAGGACGAAATGGAAAAGTTGTGTAGTTGGAACACCCACTCCAAAATAAAGCTCTGCGTAGATGGCATCTTTGCACAGTACACATTTATACAGGCTAAGAAAAAAGTAATGtggtttgttgaaaacaattaGTAGAATATTCATTTCAGGGTAGAAAAGAAGGTTTCCTTATGGGTCACTTAAGCATAGTTTGGATAAATTAATTGCTTTCACTTCAAGGTTCGACTGTTTTCTCTGACCTCTTTTTCAGTCAGTCATATCTCCAGTGGatgaacatttcaaaacaaaacccacCAAGTGCTGTTCCAAACGTACCTGAGCATTTGCGTGTCACCTTTTTTAGTAAAATATTCAAAGAACATGACTTTTCTAAACTCGGAACATCTTCGCTGATTTCATTGTAAAGTTTCTCTCTTATTTTTGTCCAATCAACTAACTTAAATTGACTTCTATAAGTAGCTGATTACTAGGCCTTGTCGAAGATTACTGACTTGAATGAAGCGGCTTGTTGGCCGCCACCGGCAACAGTATGCAAATGGATGTTTGCTCTTCACTCCAAATGTAATTTCAAGACTCTGGAGTTCAGAAGCGAGTGTTGAAATTGCCCCCTCCAGTGCTTGCTGTTGTGAAATCTGTCCTTTATTCTGGCCAGATAACCTGAACTGGATTGATGAGGGGGTTGTGTCCAGGGCAGAAGTTTTCTGCTGTTGATCCAGATGGTCCGATAGCTGCAATAAACTTGATAGCTTTTTCATCTGATTGGAAAGTCTTGGTATAAATTATTCTGAGCTGTGAAAACATCGCTATGTGGGTTTGATCAGCACCCACATTCGGCATtattagagagagagagagagagatagataTACAAGAGGTTGGATGCATGGCGGTCGTGGAAtaaatttcaaaatgatagagatgcaggccttgaatttcgttcttgaGGGGGGGCACAACAGTTTTtgtctggtaaggggcacttctatgaggacaattttaatttgtattggatttttgcaaagggcatgacaacaaaatcacagggcaAGTTAGGAAGGTGgtgagaatttgatttttgttcaccaATAAGCGTCATGAAACTTTAGGCACCATGCTGTAGTCGACCCAATTTTTATATAACAAAGTCAATCAACACTTATAATTGCTACAATACAGAAAATGGTGGCAAATTACTAGGTCTATACAACAGTCGTCACATTCTCGTCACCGTAAGGTCATTTCCATTTTGTCGACTATGTCCACTTAGTAACGCTTCAGTGAAACGAAAAGAATTTTGTTGGCTGTTAAATAAGGCGGTGTTAggtgttcagttttttttataattagaAGCCGATATTGAATGCTTGAATGGAACTTTGGCTTGACGAGAATAGCGGTGTACTCAGTGACATAGCTTGGGGCGTAAGAACGATAGTCACATATGGAGGAAGGACCTCAATACCTTTTATTTATCTTGTATCCAGATACTTAGTGAAATGTGAAGAACTTCCCGTGTCTTGACTACAAATTATGCGAGCAAGCAAGAGAGAAAGTGACGCTTGTAGACTAGGCTGTGCACGTCACAGTTTTATCTTAAATGTAGTTGTTCAGCATGGGACCAAAATATCAATTTGTCTCAAAATTTCTGTACCTGAGTTAAATTTAGCAGGGAATCAGTCACATGTTATGTTTACTACACATCAATCTAGCTGGTAACAATTGCTTGTCGTTTTGCTTAGCATGTATAATGGACACTCCTAGCCAAGAGATAGTTGTTGTTATTACTCTATTTTGTGGCTCTTGTTCTTTTGAGCAAAATTAATGGCCGCCAtgtaacaagaaacaaaattatgtcaAGCATTTTGTCAAGTCATATTTGTAACACACTCATATTGCCTGTTTAAATACATTATATGAtcgaaaaataataaaattatacCTTTGGTATAAAAGAGGCTTAACAAGTACTGAAAGGTACACCAGAAGAACCATTGATAGAATCCAGGCAGGAATGGTCAACTTGTCAATAATTTTAAACCTCCCCATAAGATCTACTAATTCATTatatatgtaaaataattagACATTGTCCATGAAGTATTTTGTTGGTTGGAACCTTCACTTTTCCACTTGCTTTCAGATCTTTATTTTAGCTTATTTAAAACTAACAAGACACAATTCCAATCCAACAAGTGTTTTGAGCAATGACGTCAAAATTAGACCACATACGTACGAAGTAAGATAACTTGCAATGATCTCAAAAGTGGCAAAAGTGGTTTGGATATTCCTGGAGTGATCAGTATTCTGCCTAGTTCTGGAGTTTCCTGAAAGTGAAATATAACTGTCTTAATTGATAAGTGTTTTGTAAGACAATTTGTCCACGATGACCGCCTGAGAGTGTCAATTTGATGGGATGGAAATGTCACTGACCCAGGGGGTTGTTTAGTTTGGTCGCTAAACTAGCGGTAAATTGACCAGGTGTGGGAGCTTTATCCTGACGGGGACGTTAGTATGAAGAGGGCCCGCTCTGCCCACCTGAATTACTCTGTCGGCTGCCCAAATAAACGCAAGCTTGGACTCCTCAGAGCGTCAtcactttgtttttaattggaGAAAATGAAGGGGAAAGGGCAAGTTAAAACTTTTGAGGGTGTGGTATGGGAATCAGCTGTCGAGTATATAATTTAACATGCAAGGACCTCAATTGGCCTTTGAGTCGATCAAGTGTGTGTAAGTTTATTCTCCCTTGTTTTTTCCAAAGTTAAAAATTTTAAACTGCATGTAAATAAGCTTTGGGTTTGGAAGGGGAATGtgtaaaaaaatcacacaattaGTCAATGTGGTTCATCgcagtgtttctggtttgatcagcagcatattgtgccacagaaccttgtaaaccattacatggtgctataggAAAAAGGTTGCATACTTCAAAGCGTAGCTCCACAtgccttgcaggaaaaaatactgagcacttGTCCATCAGGTTTTTTAAATAACTGTATAAGAActcagtattattattgttttatcattatttgttAAAGTAACAACTATTTCCCTGCCCTCCCCACACCAACACTCACTCATGAAAAAGGAGTACAAAAACAAGACAGAACAGAAACAGCTCACCTGAACAAACATGAATAACATTGAAGCTGGGCTAAGCAGCTTTAATCTGATACCATAGTAAATTGATATGACACATTAGCATTTATAAGAAATTCCTCTATAATCGGATTGAATGTAGCTTTGTCCTTCACATAGTATTAGATAATCTGCAACATGTTTTGTAAATTAGTTCTACTTGCCATGTACAGTAGGCATTATTAAAGTAAATGTACGTATCTCTGACCGACCTCATTTATGATATTTTTCTGCTATACACACTTTTCAGTATACACACTCAATAATTAAAACTcatcaaaatttaatttcactGGAATTGTTTGGACATAATATCTCGTCATTGCTGTAGTATGGTTGATGCAGTTGTGGAGCCCAACCTGTGGCAACTTACAAACCATTCCCCTcccatctaaaaaaaaaaaaaaacctgcacacCCCTGTATCATGAATGACTCTTTCCAGTGCAGTGACAACTACTTTGCATATTAACTTTCTTGACTAAGTCCCGCCCCTTTTAACCTGTCCGCCTAACCTATAGCCCAAGTTGAGGGCAGGCTTGATGAGGGCTGCAGTGTGTGTATATATACAGCCGGGTGCTCCCTGTGTGTTTCATTCAGTCAATCTTTTGTAAATGAAGTTGTGTCGGCAAGGCTGTGCCAACACACCTACAGTACACAACACCAGAAGTGGCATTGTTACCACATTGATTTTTATGGAGTAGAATTTGTGTTTGTGCAATATATAACTTCAGCAATAACCTGAGGATTTCAGAGTGGAAACGGCAACAGATCTCAGCTGTAGATTTTCAAGTTTTCCAGCTGGTTTCTCCGAGTCCAAATCCTCCCTTCTTGTGGAGTGTGACTTGATGCTGGTATGTTCACCAAACTGTAACACTCTGTTATTTGGATTTTTGAAAACCGTTCTGACGATTGAAAAACTGTCTGTGATAAGCCAAAGGTTTTCTACAGTTACATCATGAGCTTTTGATTCAGCCCAGCCGAATCGGTTTAAGTCAACCATTCTGCTAAGCAGTGGACTTAAGTCAACGGAGAGTCAATACAACAACTGAGTGGGTGGTGGGTCTGCTctctgtttcttttcttttttttaagataaaaaCACATCGTGGGAGAAAGCTATAACCTCAGTATGTACACAAGCAGCGTACACTTAGACCACTACAATGTCTACACAGCATGTTTGGTATGTGTTTTAGTAAACCAGACGGATTTAATTGTCAGTGCTTGACTTCAAGTTGGCAAGAAGAATAGAGAgctgacaaaaaacaacaacaaaaactctgGTGTTGAAATTGAACTGGCACAAGGAAAACTTTTCACCGCAGGACGTCATCGTTAAATTGACACGTTTTCCAGGGAGTTTCACAGTGTGATGAGTACTGTTTGGTCTAGTTACTCCACGCTGCGTTGTCCTAGCCTGAAGAGAACAATAAACTATTTCATCACGTCTCAGTAAGTGCTCATCCTGTTGGTCTGCAGAACTTGTAAAACGATCTGAACTGTCGGTGAGTGTGAGGAGTGTTGTTATAACTCAAAGCTCTGAATATTTCTCCCCCATGCTGTGTAACTATTAAAGCGTGCATTTAGTAGGAAAACAGTCAAAGCGACCCGTTGTGGTTTGTGTGACCACTACATACTCAGAGTGACTAGGATAGTCTCGCCACAGGACCGTGCTGTTTCACCTCTATTTACATCACCACAGAGACTTGGATTTCTTCGGCCAACTGCTGGTTTGGGATGTAACTCAGAGGGTGGTCTCTGTAACTAGAGGAAAGCTCCTCTTATCTTAGAAACGGACAAAGTGTTGAGTTACTTCGGCCATCCGGCATAACAAGAACTTCACCAGTTGTAAGTAACCACAGTTTGTGAGAACAAAACTTCTAACCTTCGCATCAACTTtaaaaaatccccccccccccctactgaatttttttttaaatacaaaccgGATAACAAACTCCTGAAAATGTCTTCTGGACTGAAATAAATCATTGTGTTTACACAAGAACGCTTAACAAATCCTTTCAATACAGACGCACCATTGACCCATAGTTGTTTGTCTGCAAATACAAAGGTCAACACGGATCTATTATAGCCCGATTGCGAACAAATTCCTGTACTTGAGTTGTGAACATTGATGTGCCGGCCCTCCCCTATCGAACTGTGTCATACGACAGTCGCTTACTCGCCATCTAATCAGTCAGAGCTAACGATTTGTAAGAACTCTGTCCGACTGTGCAAATAGACACTAATGAAATTTCCATCATTATTGTCCGGCAACACCAGCCAACTGGACTCCTTTGTCAAACCTCGTTGATTGGGATACATCTTCTTGATCGCCTTATTTCGCTTTACGGCTGAGAACCTGGTCCTCTTCAGTTGAAAACTTCAAGGGGTTGTTGATCGGCGACACTTGCTAACAATTCTGTTCTTCTAGCATCTCATCAAGAGGGTTGAGTGTGATAATGAAAGCTGGTAATTGATAGAGACGCCTCGTTGCTTTGGAGAGTTTCACCCTACTTAGGGTAAGTGTTTCTTAAGTTATCCATGTCATTATTCTTCTTGACCCTAATTCTTTGTATGTACAGCGGggcaaataaagaaaaaaactgtcAGAGTAATACATTTGTgtgcccttaaagacactggacttaTTTACTTAAAATGCAtagtagcataaaaacttactaacgagcaacggagagctattaattttataaaaccttgtgaagaacaaatccctctgaagtaacataatttttgagaaagaggtaacttctaactatataaaatattttaatctgagaaagactgTGAAACAATGGTGTTATTTCTTGCAACCTCAGTGACCAAtcgataaaaataaaaataacacattctcagatttgttatttatgcatgttggtatacacttagtgagaatactgtcttgacaattaccaaatgtgtcatgtgcctttaaaacatgcCATGGTTTGATGACGTACTttggaacaaagaaaacaagtaaCTCATCTCCTCTTCGTCAACCAATTCCATGGGTCACTTTTGTATCGCTCACTGAAAATAAACAGCTATTAACTGGTTGATGAAGGGATTGTTCATTTCAGTTGTCTATGGTTACAAGCCGGCACTTTATAAAAAGAAACACACCAACATCCAACCCTGACTTTCTcaatttgaacaaaacactGTTTGTGGGGGATCTCTTATTGATTGACACTGAGTGGAGCATTTCACTACCCTTTATATAGATCCAAACTTATTATTTTCCACTTGACATTAAGTCCTAGACCTtgccatttgattttttttagaggaACAGCTGCTACCAGGAGAAGTTCAGCAGCCATCATTTGACCATTTGAAATTGACCGCTAGTACTTTGTGTTTCATGCTCACCAATGGATAAATCAACCAGCATCATGTTGACCACAGCGGGTTATTCCGATATTCTGACACCCATGTTTTGTGCAAACTGTACTACCCCTGCCGGACATCCACCGGACAATAGCTTTCTCATGTCACTACAGCAAATATCATTTATAGTCACCTGTATACTGGGCACGGTTGGACTCCTCTGTAATGGGTTCATCATACTCATCTTAATGAGGTTCCCCAACATGAAGACTTTGGCCAACTACTTTATCCTCAATCTTGCTTTAGCCGATTTCCTCTTCATGATCTCGTTTCTGTTCCTCGGTCACCAACTCAGAGTCAACCACTGGGTCTTCGGCAAGTTCATGTGTCGTCTCATTGTACCCTATGACGCTATGACACAATTCCTCGTCATCTATTTCGTCATGATCATGAGTATCGATCGGTACTTTGCAATCTGCCTACCCATCAAGTCTATGAATTTTCGTACTTTGCGCAACGGCAAGATCGTCTGTGCAATGATATGGGGCGTGGCGATACTCACCACCCTACCGTTGTGGATCTACACTGAGCACACCTGTGTTAATGGATGGTGTACCTGCTTGGCTAGAGTGTCCTCTAATGATGAGGATGATCCAAGATGGTGGATTATCTACACCATCATCATTGGATTTTGCGTTCCGCTTACCATAGTCTGCATTTGTTACTTACTCATCCTGCAGAACCTCCTCACAAGCAACATGCAGGATTCAAAGAACACGCTGCGCCGTGCCGCACGGCGTGTGGCCATCTTAGTCATCTGTATCATCATTGTATTCATCTTGTGCTTTCTACCGTTCTACGTGTTCCAGTTGGTGTACAGCACCATTGATGCCGAGGAGGACGCTAGTAATGCTCTGATACTCATCTATATCATAACCTGGACACTCATGTACTCCCACAGCATCATCAACCCTATTGTTTACGCCCTCGTTGGTGAAAACTTTCGCAAGAACATCACTTTTATGTTCTGTAAACGCTCATCACGTCATGTGATGTACACGCGCCAGAGCAGTATGCGAACATCCAGCTTTCGCCGTACACGCAACTCTCTAAAGTCTTGTAACAGTAATGACCCTAACGGAATGCGACCGCATAACGGGTATTACG belongs to Asterias rubens chromosome 6, eAstRub1.3, whole genome shotgun sequence and includes:
- the LOC117291489 gene encoding somatostatin receptor type 5-like; translation: MDKSTSIMLTTAGYSDILTPMFCANCTTPAGHPPDNSFLMSLQQISFIVTCILGTVGLLCNGFIILILMRFPNMKTLANYFILNLALADFLFMISFLFLGHQLRVNHWVFGKFMCRLIVPYDAMTQFLVIYFVMIMSIDRYFAICLPIKSMNFRTLRNGKIVCAMIWGVAILTTLPLWIYTEHTCVNGWCTCLARVSSNDEDDPRWWIIYTIIIGFCVPLTIVCICYLLILQNLLTSNMQDSKNTLRRAARRVAILVICIIIVFILCFLPFYVFQLVYSTIDAEEDASNALILIYIITWTLMYSHSIINPIVYALVGENFRKNITFMFCKRSSRHVMYTRQSSMRTSSFRRTRNSLKSCNSNDPNGMRPHNGYYVHLDTGQHRGAREDPV